A single window of Oncorhynchus keta strain PuntledgeMale-10-30-2019 chromosome 34, Oket_V2, whole genome shotgun sequence DNA harbors:
- the LOC118367605 gene encoding sterol regulatory element-binding protein cleavage-activating protein-like isoform X3 has protein sequence MTVRERLREKISAAFFRHGLLCASYPVPIILFTSASILACCYPLLQLPLPGTGPVEFTTRVRDYTVPSHEPQGDLGERPDWYRGPPVAYIQPVLVKAAVSPWDSTLVPVDVFRSPLGRVFSLLEEIRNHVHDDGSGVRSLEALCLQVTDLLPGLRRMQRVLPEHGCLLVSPGNYWQNQRELFDSDPDLLKTVHQHEPKGLHTSATLRDLLFGVPVKHTGVSLYSRKRVVTYTITMVLGSYDARFLSSLRARLRQLHPSVNCSLREDHMVHVHFKEEIGMAELIPLVTTYIILFAYIYFSTRKIDMVKSKWGLALAAVVTVLSSLLMSVGLCTLFGLTPTLNGGEIFPYLVVVIGLENVLVLTKSVVSTPVDLEVKLRIAQGLSNESWSIMKNMATELCIILIGYFTLVPAIQEFCLFAVVGLVSDFFLQMFFFTTVLSIDIRRMELADLNRRLPAEAGMPLPKPGPLRPREAPPPPRPSPHTITLQTPAFRNLRLPKRLRVVYFLARTRLAQRFIMVGTVIWIGILAYTDPAGLRTYLAAQVSEQSPLGEGGAGGLPPHLGVAPVFPGPGGDPADTLSVLPAPAEPTPLPENQSQGHHGAPGEGVPLVPQISWGAEDEEGWRRLSFRHWPSLFSYYNITLAKRYISILPVIPITLHLSPREAIETRHPQDTRHPPPPSLKTNDLPADLTLYKVAALGLAAGVLLVLLLFCLYRVLCSRNYGQNGVAHGRRRRGDLPCDDYGYSPPISEISPLLLCGHSMDIECLASDGMLLASCCLAGQIRVWDTQTGDCLTVIPKHGLRRSSSSGCWEQRDGWDAVGVAEPENLGGGTEPGGGFFDEDEGYPLRRRTTPRPALFENQPDLTPLIDTNFDSQAPSHLLLTPPRDGFDFGGLVEKAYLEHEPPSPGLTASYPSPLSGPPPQRRRSLGYIQPPAPQGQETPDWESAVWAMELRGNLIAAGRSNGKLELWDAVEGSLRCSNEDGVSGITALAFLNNRIVAARLDGSLDFFTVDINKPLGLLQYRGPPGRSNMPPSPCYSSEEVISCQLTRSVQCAHQKPITVLRAAAGRVVTGSQDHTVRVYRLEDSCCLFTLQGHSGGITAIYIDQTMVLASGGQDGAICLWDVLTGSRVSHVYGHRGDVTSLVCTTSCVISSGLDDLICIWDRSMGITLYSIQQEVGCGASLGVISESLLVTGGQGCVSFWDLNFGDLLQTVYLGQSSDGQGVRQLVVLNNAAIVCDFGSELSLVYVPAVLEKLD, from the exons ATGACGGTGAGAGAGCGGCTGCGGGAGAAGATCTCGGCGGCGTTCTTCCGCCACGGGCTGCTTTGCGCATCCTATCCGGTGCCCATCATCCTCTTCACCTCCGCCAGTATCCTCGCCTGCTG ttACCCCCTGCTGCAGCTGCCTCTGCCGGGAACCGGGCCGGTGGAATTCACCACACGGGTCCGAGATTACACCGTCCCTTCCCATGAGCCCCAGGGAGACCTCGGCGAGAGGCCTGACTGG TATCGGGGTCCTCCGGTGGCCTACATCCAGCCGGTTCTGGTGAAGGCAGCTGTGTCTCCCTGGGACAGTACGCTGGTCCCTGTGGACGTGTTCCGCTCCCCACTGGGCCGCGTATTCAGCCTGCTGGAGGAGATCCGCAACCATGTACACGACGACGG TTCTGGGGTCAGGAGCTTGGAGGCGCTCTGCCTGCAGGTGACGGACCTGTTGCCGGGGTTACGGCGTATGCAGAGAGTGCTGCCGGAGCACGGTTGTCTGCTGGTCTCCCCCGGCAATTACTGGCAGAACCAGCGGGAGCTGTTTGACTCTGACCCCGACCTGCTGAAGACCGTCCACCAGCACGAACCCAAAGGACTGCACACCTCCGCCACactgagag acctGCTGTTTGGCGTCCCGGTGAAACACACAGGGGTGAGTCTGTACAGCAGGAAGAGGGTGGTCACCTACACCATCACCATGGTCCTGGGCAGCTACGACGCCAGGTTCCTGTCTAGCCTGCGGGCGCGTCTCCGCCAGCTACACCCCTCGGTGAACTGCAGCCTACGCGAGGACCACATGGTGCATGTGCACTTCAAGGAGGAGATAGGCATGGCCGAGCTCATCCCTCTGGTCACCACCTACATCATACTGTTTGCCTACATCTACTTCTCCACAC GTAAGATTGACATGGTGAAGTCAAAATGGGGCTTGGCGCTGGCTGCCGTGGTAACAGTGCTCAGCTCTCTGCTTATGTCTGTGGGGCTCTGCACCCTGTTCGGCCTGACGCCCACACTCAATGGAGg tgagaTCTTCCCCTATCTGGTGGTGGTGATAGGGCTGGAGAACGTCCTGGTTCTCACCAAGTCTGTGGTGTCCACCCCTGTTGACCTGGAGGTCAAACTACGCATTGCTCAGg gcctTAGTAATGAgagctggtctatcatgaagAACATGGCCACAGAGCTGTGCATCATCCTCATAGGATATTTCACCCTGGTGCCTGCtatccag GAGTTCTGTCTGTTTGCTGTGGTGGGGCTGGTGTCTGACTTCTTCCTTCAGATGTTTTTCTTCACCACAGTTCTTTCCATTGACATCCGACGCATggag TTGGCCGATCTGAACCGCCGTCTTCCGGCCGAGGCGGGGATGCCCCTTCCCAAACCGGGCCCCCTGCGCCCTCGGGAGGCGCCTCCTCCCCCACGGCCCTCGCCCCACACCATCACCCTGCAGACGCCCGCCTTCAGGAACCTGCGCCTGCCCAAGAGGCTCCGTGTGGTCTACTTCCTGGCCCGCACGCGTCTGGCCCAGCGCTTCATCATG GTGGGTACAGTGATCTGGATTGGCATCCTGGCCTACACGGACCCCGCTGGCCTCCGTACCTACCTGGCAGCCCAGGTGTCTGAACAGAGCCCCCTGGGGGAGGGCGGGGCTGGGGGTCTGCCCCCCCACCTGGGAGTAGCCCCGGTCTTCCCTGGACCAGGAGGGGACCCCGCCGACACCCTCAGTGTCCTCCCCGCCCCCGCTGAACCCACCCCGCTTCCAGAGAACCAGTCCCAGGGCCACCACGGGGCCCCCGGGGAAGGAGTACCCCTGGTGCCCCAGATTAGCTGGGGGGCGGAGGATGAGGAGGGCTGGAGGAGGCTGTCTTTCAGACACTGGCCCTCGCTCTTCAGCTACTATAATATTACTCTGGCCAAGAG ATACATCAGCATCCTGCCTGTCATCCCCATCACGCTCCACCTGAGCCCCCGGGAGGCCATCGAGACACGTCACCCCCAGGACACACGCCACCCCCCGCCACCCAGCCTCAAAACTAATGACCTGCCCGCAGACCTCACGCTCTACAA gGTAGCAGCTCTGGGCCTGGCGGCAGGGGTTCTGCTGGTGCTGCTGCTCTTCTGTCTCTACCGGGTCCTCTGTTCCCGCAACTACGGCCAGAACGGCGTGGCCCACGGACGCCGTCGTCGCGGTGACCTGCCCTGCGACGACTACGGCTACTCGCCACCCATCAGCGAGATCTCCCCCCTGCTGCTGTGTGGACACAGCATG gatATAGAGTGTCTGGCGAGTGACGGCATGCTGTTGGCCAGTTGTTGTCTGGCAGGACAGATCCGTGTGTGGGACACTCAGACTGGAGACTGCCTCACCGTCATTCCTAAACatgg GCTGCGGCGGAGTAGCAGCAGTGGCTGCTGGGAGCAGCGGGATGGTTGGGACGCTGTGGGTGTGGCCGAACCTGAGAATCTGGGGGGCGGGACAGAACCAGGGGGCGGGTTTTTCGACGAGGACGAGGGCTACCCCCTCAGGCGGCGGACCACCCCACGTCCTGCCCTCTTTGAGAACCAACCCGACCTCACCCCCCTCATCGACACCAACTTCGACTCCCAGgccccctcccacctcctcctcaccCCACCAAGGGATGGCTTTGACTTCGGGGGGCTGGTGGAGAAGGCCTACCTGGAGCACGAGCCTCCCTCGCCGGGCCTCACTGCCTCCTACCCCTCACCCCTGTCGGGACCCCCTCCCCAGAGGAGACGCAGCCTGGGGTACATCCAGCCCCCTGCTCCACAGGGCCAGGAAACCCCGGACTGGGAAAGCGCTGTGTGGGCCATGGAGCTCCGGGGGAACCTCATCGCTGCTGGAAGGAGCAACGGCAAACTAGAG CTGTGGGATGCAGTGGAGGGCTCGTTACGCTGCAGTAATGAAGACGGCGTCTCGGGGATCACGGCCCTGGCCTTCCTCAACAACAGGATCGTGGCGGCCAGACTCGATGGCTCTCTAGACTTCTTCACTGTCGACATCAACAAGCCTCTGGGCTTACTGCAGTACAGAG GTCCCCCCGGGCGTAGTAACATGCCGCCCTCGCCCTGCTACAGCAGTGAGGAAGTGATCTCATGCCAGCTGACGCGCTCGGTGCAGTGTGCCCACCAGAAACCCATCACGGTGCTGCGAGCCGCTGCCGGCAGAGTGGTCACGGGCAGCCAGGACCACACTGTCAGG GTGTATCGTCTGGAGGACTCATGCTGTCTCTTCACGCTCCAGGGCCACTCTGGTGGAATCACTGCCATCTACATAGACCAG ACCATGGTTCTGGCCAGTGGGGGGCAGGACGGAGCAATCTGTCTGTGGGATGTGCTGACGGGCAGCCGGGTGAGCCACGTGTACGGTCACCGCGGCGACGTGACCTCACTGGTGTGCACCACATCGTGCGTGATCAGCAGCGGCCTCGACGACCTCATCTGCATCTGGGACCGCAGCATGGGCATCACGCTCTACTCCATACAGCAG GAGGTGGGCTGCGGTGCCAGTCTGGGGGTGATCTCTGAGTCTCTCCTGGTGACAGGGGGCCAGGGCTGTGTGTCCTTCTGGGACCTGAACTTCGGGGACCTCCTCCAGACGGTCTACCTGGGCCAGAGCAGCGACGGCCAGGGGGTCCGCCAGCTCGTGGTGCTGAACAACGCCGCCATCGTCTGTGACTTTGGCTCCGAGCTCAGCCTGGTCTACGTACCCGCGGTGCTGGAGAAGCTGGACTGA
- the LOC118367605 gene encoding sterol regulatory element-binding protein cleavage-activating protein-like isoform X2 codes for MGSLDAPRRSVLAHPRTAPPDGRQLTPPLRMTVRERLREKISAAFFRHGLLCASYPVPIILFTSASILACCYPLLQLPLPGTGPVEFTTRVRDYTVPSHEPQGDLGERPDWYRGPPVAYIQPVLVKAAVSPWDSTLVPVDVFRSPLGRVFSLLEEIRNHVHDDGSGVRSLEALCLQVTDLLPGLRRMQRVLPEHGCLLVSPGNYWQNQRELFDSDPDLLKTVHQHEPKGLHTSATLRDLLFGVPVKHTGVSLYSRKRVVTYTITMVLGSYDARFLSSLRARLRQLHPSVNCSLREDHMVHVHFKEEIGMAELIPLVTTYIILFAYIYFSTRKIDMVKSKWGLALAAVVTVLSSLLMSVGLCTLFGLTPTLNGGEIFPYLVVVIGLENVLVLTKSVVSTPVDLEVKLRIAQGLSNESWSIMKNMATELCIILIGYFTLVPAIQEFCLFAVVGLVSDFFLQMFFFTTVLSIDIRRMELADLNRRLPAEAGMPLPKPGPLRPREAPPPPRPSPHTITLQTPAFRNLRLPKRLRVVYFLARTRLAQRFIMVGTVIWIGILAYTDPAGLRTYLAAQVSEQSPLGEGGAGGLPPHLGVAPVFPGPGGDPADTLSVLPAPAEPTPLPENQSQGHHGAPGEGVPLVPQISWGAEDEEGWRRLSFRHWPSLFSYYNITLAKRYISILPVIPITLHLSPREAIETRHPQDTRHPPPPSLKTNDLPADLTLYKVAALGLAAGVLLVLLLFCLYRVLCSRNYGQNGVAHGRRRRGDLPCDDYGYSPPISEISPLLLCGHSMDIECLASDGMLLASCCLAGQIRVWDTQTGDCLTVIPKHGLRRSSSSGCWEQRDGWDAVGVAEPENLGGGTEPGGGFFDEDEGYPLRRRTTPRPALFENQPDLTPLIDTNFDSQAPSHLLLTPPRDGFDFGGLVEKAYLEHEPPSPGLTASYPSPLSGPPPQRRRSLGYIQPPAPQGQETPDWESAVWAMELRGNLIAAGRSNGKLELWDAVEGSLRCSNEDGVSGITALAFLNNRIVAARLDGSLDFFTVDINKPLGLLQYRGPPGRSNMPPSPCYSSEEVISCQLTRSVQCAHQKPITVLRAAAGRVVTGSQDHTVRVYRLEDSCCLFTLQGHSGGITAIYIDQTMVLASGGQDGAICLWDVLTGSRVSHVYGHRGDVTSLVCTTSCVISSGLDDLICIWDRSMGITLYSIQQEVGCGASLGVISESLLVTGGQGCVSFWDLNFGDLLQTVYLGQSSDGQGVRQLVVLNNAAIVCDFGSELSLVYVPAVLEKLD; via the exons ATGGG GTCCCTGGATGCCCCGCGGCGCTCGGTCCTCGCCCACCCGCGCACGGCGCCCCCCGATGGCCGGCAGCTGACCCCGCCCCTCAGGATGACGGTGAGAGAGCGGCTGCGGGAGAAGATCTCGGCGGCGTTCTTCCGCCACGGGCTGCTTTGCGCATCCTATCCGGTGCCCATCATCCTCTTCACCTCCGCCAGTATCCTCGCCTGCTG ttACCCCCTGCTGCAGCTGCCTCTGCCGGGAACCGGGCCGGTGGAATTCACCACACGGGTCCGAGATTACACCGTCCCTTCCCATGAGCCCCAGGGAGACCTCGGCGAGAGGCCTGACTGG TATCGGGGTCCTCCGGTGGCCTACATCCAGCCGGTTCTGGTGAAGGCAGCTGTGTCTCCCTGGGACAGTACGCTGGTCCCTGTGGACGTGTTCCGCTCCCCACTGGGCCGCGTATTCAGCCTGCTGGAGGAGATCCGCAACCATGTACACGACGACGG TTCTGGGGTCAGGAGCTTGGAGGCGCTCTGCCTGCAGGTGACGGACCTGTTGCCGGGGTTACGGCGTATGCAGAGAGTGCTGCCGGAGCACGGTTGTCTGCTGGTCTCCCCCGGCAATTACTGGCAGAACCAGCGGGAGCTGTTTGACTCTGACCCCGACCTGCTGAAGACCGTCCACCAGCACGAACCCAAAGGACTGCACACCTCCGCCACactgagag acctGCTGTTTGGCGTCCCGGTGAAACACACAGGGGTGAGTCTGTACAGCAGGAAGAGGGTGGTCACCTACACCATCACCATGGTCCTGGGCAGCTACGACGCCAGGTTCCTGTCTAGCCTGCGGGCGCGTCTCCGCCAGCTACACCCCTCGGTGAACTGCAGCCTACGCGAGGACCACATGGTGCATGTGCACTTCAAGGAGGAGATAGGCATGGCCGAGCTCATCCCTCTGGTCACCACCTACATCATACTGTTTGCCTACATCTACTTCTCCACAC GTAAGATTGACATGGTGAAGTCAAAATGGGGCTTGGCGCTGGCTGCCGTGGTAACAGTGCTCAGCTCTCTGCTTATGTCTGTGGGGCTCTGCACCCTGTTCGGCCTGACGCCCACACTCAATGGAGg tgagaTCTTCCCCTATCTGGTGGTGGTGATAGGGCTGGAGAACGTCCTGGTTCTCACCAAGTCTGTGGTGTCCACCCCTGTTGACCTGGAGGTCAAACTACGCATTGCTCAGg gcctTAGTAATGAgagctggtctatcatgaagAACATGGCCACAGAGCTGTGCATCATCCTCATAGGATATTTCACCCTGGTGCCTGCtatccag GAGTTCTGTCTGTTTGCTGTGGTGGGGCTGGTGTCTGACTTCTTCCTTCAGATGTTTTTCTTCACCACAGTTCTTTCCATTGACATCCGACGCATggag TTGGCCGATCTGAACCGCCGTCTTCCGGCCGAGGCGGGGATGCCCCTTCCCAAACCGGGCCCCCTGCGCCCTCGGGAGGCGCCTCCTCCCCCACGGCCCTCGCCCCACACCATCACCCTGCAGACGCCCGCCTTCAGGAACCTGCGCCTGCCCAAGAGGCTCCGTGTGGTCTACTTCCTGGCCCGCACGCGTCTGGCCCAGCGCTTCATCATG GTGGGTACAGTGATCTGGATTGGCATCCTGGCCTACACGGACCCCGCTGGCCTCCGTACCTACCTGGCAGCCCAGGTGTCTGAACAGAGCCCCCTGGGGGAGGGCGGGGCTGGGGGTCTGCCCCCCCACCTGGGAGTAGCCCCGGTCTTCCCTGGACCAGGAGGGGACCCCGCCGACACCCTCAGTGTCCTCCCCGCCCCCGCTGAACCCACCCCGCTTCCAGAGAACCAGTCCCAGGGCCACCACGGGGCCCCCGGGGAAGGAGTACCCCTGGTGCCCCAGATTAGCTGGGGGGCGGAGGATGAGGAGGGCTGGAGGAGGCTGTCTTTCAGACACTGGCCCTCGCTCTTCAGCTACTATAATATTACTCTGGCCAAGAG ATACATCAGCATCCTGCCTGTCATCCCCATCACGCTCCACCTGAGCCCCCGGGAGGCCATCGAGACACGTCACCCCCAGGACACACGCCACCCCCCGCCACCCAGCCTCAAAACTAATGACCTGCCCGCAGACCTCACGCTCTACAA gGTAGCAGCTCTGGGCCTGGCGGCAGGGGTTCTGCTGGTGCTGCTGCTCTTCTGTCTCTACCGGGTCCTCTGTTCCCGCAACTACGGCCAGAACGGCGTGGCCCACGGACGCCGTCGTCGCGGTGACCTGCCCTGCGACGACTACGGCTACTCGCCACCCATCAGCGAGATCTCCCCCCTGCTGCTGTGTGGACACAGCATG gatATAGAGTGTCTGGCGAGTGACGGCATGCTGTTGGCCAGTTGTTGTCTGGCAGGACAGATCCGTGTGTGGGACACTCAGACTGGAGACTGCCTCACCGTCATTCCTAAACatgg GCTGCGGCGGAGTAGCAGCAGTGGCTGCTGGGAGCAGCGGGATGGTTGGGACGCTGTGGGTGTGGCCGAACCTGAGAATCTGGGGGGCGGGACAGAACCAGGGGGCGGGTTTTTCGACGAGGACGAGGGCTACCCCCTCAGGCGGCGGACCACCCCACGTCCTGCCCTCTTTGAGAACCAACCCGACCTCACCCCCCTCATCGACACCAACTTCGACTCCCAGgccccctcccacctcctcctcaccCCACCAAGGGATGGCTTTGACTTCGGGGGGCTGGTGGAGAAGGCCTACCTGGAGCACGAGCCTCCCTCGCCGGGCCTCACTGCCTCCTACCCCTCACCCCTGTCGGGACCCCCTCCCCAGAGGAGACGCAGCCTGGGGTACATCCAGCCCCCTGCTCCACAGGGCCAGGAAACCCCGGACTGGGAAAGCGCTGTGTGGGCCATGGAGCTCCGGGGGAACCTCATCGCTGCTGGAAGGAGCAACGGCAAACTAGAG CTGTGGGATGCAGTGGAGGGCTCGTTACGCTGCAGTAATGAAGACGGCGTCTCGGGGATCACGGCCCTGGCCTTCCTCAACAACAGGATCGTGGCGGCCAGACTCGATGGCTCTCTAGACTTCTTCACTGTCGACATCAACAAGCCTCTGGGCTTACTGCAGTACAGAG GTCCCCCCGGGCGTAGTAACATGCCGCCCTCGCCCTGCTACAGCAGTGAGGAAGTGATCTCATGCCAGCTGACGCGCTCGGTGCAGTGTGCCCACCAGAAACCCATCACGGTGCTGCGAGCCGCTGCCGGCAGAGTGGTCACGGGCAGCCAGGACCACACTGTCAGG GTGTATCGTCTGGAGGACTCATGCTGTCTCTTCACGCTCCAGGGCCACTCTGGTGGAATCACTGCCATCTACATAGACCAG ACCATGGTTCTGGCCAGTGGGGGGCAGGACGGAGCAATCTGTCTGTGGGATGTGCTGACGGGCAGCCGGGTGAGCCACGTGTACGGTCACCGCGGCGACGTGACCTCACTGGTGTGCACCACATCGTGCGTGATCAGCAGCGGCCTCGACGACCTCATCTGCATCTGGGACCGCAGCATGGGCATCACGCTCTACTCCATACAGCAG GAGGTGGGCTGCGGTGCCAGTCTGGGGGTGATCTCTGAGTCTCTCCTGGTGACAGGGGGCCAGGGCTGTGTGTCCTTCTGGGACCTGAACTTCGGGGACCTCCTCCAGACGGTCTACCTGGGCCAGAGCAGCGACGGCCAGGGGGTCCGCCAGCTCGTGGTGCTGAACAACGCCGCCATCGTCTGTGACTTTGGCTCCGAGCTCAGCCTGGTCTACGTACCCGCGGTGCTGGAGAAGCTGGACTGA